The Gemmatimonadaceae bacterium DNA segment CCCTCAGGAGCATGGAATCTCCGCTACCGATGCGGCAGAATCAAGCTGATGGCGCTACCTCGTTGCTCAGAATTCTATTTGTGCACCGAGCTCGACTACTCTGTTCGGGGGAATAGCGAAATACTCTGTCGCCGTACGCGAGTTTCGCGACATGAAGATGTAGAGCTTTTTCCTCCACCTGGCGAGTTTCGAGTTGCGGACTGCGAGCAGCCTTTCCCTGCCGAGATAGAAGCTCGTGTCCCGCGCATCGGAGACAACGCCCAGTTCTCTCGATCGTTCCAGCACATCCATTACGTTTGCTTTCTCCATAAACCCAAAGCGGGCGGTCACTCGCGAGAACCCTTCTCCCAGCGCTGCGGCAGTGATTTGCTCGTCGGGTGCAACGGTCGGCACGTTTGCCGACAGGACGGAAAGCAGAATCACATGCTCGTGCAGCACCTTGTTGTGTTTGAGATGATGCAGGAGAACAAGAGGAGCGCCATCGGGATTTGACGTCATGAAAACCGCTGTACCCGGCACTCGGTATGGCTTCCGCTTCGCCACATCGGCGAGAAACAAATCGATCGGCAGTGACCCCTGGGTAAGTATCTCCTGCACGATTTTCCGACCTCGATTCCACGTCATCATGAGGGTGAATATCACTGCCGCGATCGCGATCGGCACCCAGCCGCCAGCCTTGATCTTCAGCGCATTCGAGCCGAAGAATGACAGATCGACGATGAGCAACAATGCAACGAGCGGCCCCAGCCGCCACCAGCTCCAATGCCACTGGGTGCGCGCCAGCGTCGCAAACAATATGGTGGTGATAGCCATAGAGCCGGTGACCGCGATACCATATGCCGCACCCAGCGCGCTAGTCGACCGAAACCCGATGACGACCAGCAGACAGCCGATCATCAGCGCCTTGTTCACCTCGGGTATGTAAATCTGACCGTGCTCGGTCTCCGAGGTCTGCACTATCGTCACCCGCGGGCTGTAACCAAGCTGCACACACTGCTTCGTGATGGAGAACGCACCGGAAATGAGCGCCTGTGAAGCGATGATGGCGGCGAGTGTAGCCAGTGCAATCAATGGGTATAGCAGCACGCGTGGCGCAAGCATGAAAAACGGATTCTCGGCCGCCGTCGGATCCCGAAGCAGCAGCGCTCCCTGTCCGAAATAGTTGAGCAGGAGGGCGGGGAGGACGAGCCCGAACCACGCCAGCCGAATCGGCTTGCGCCCGAAATGACCCATGTCAGCGTACAATGCCTCTGCGCCAGTCACCACAAGTACGACTGCGCCGAGAACGACGAACGCGATGAATCCGTGGTTGAGAAAGAAACGGATGCCGTGGAGAGGGTTGACCGCGAGAAAAATTCCGGGAGAAGCCACTATCTCCTTGACCCCGAGCGATGCAATGACGAGAAACCAGATAACCATTACCGGCCCGAAGATGCGGCCCACCTTTGCGGTGCCTTTCTTCTGCACGAGAAAAAGCCCAAACAGGATCACCAGGGTGGCCGGAACGACAAAGACGCCGAAGCGCGGCGTTATGACTTTCAGTCCCTCGGTGGCGCCGAGAACCGACATTGCGGGCGTAATCAGCCCGTCGCCGTATAGCAGCGCGGCACCGATCAAGCCGAGCGCGGTGATAATGAGCCGGCGGCGGCCGTCGCCGTCCCGCCGCTGCTGCTGGAGAATCAGCGCCAGCAGCGCCAGCTCACCGCCTTCGCCGCGATTGTCGGCCTGAAGGATGAAAACGATGTACTTGATGCTCACTACAATGATCAATGCCCAGACAATCAGCGACAGAATGCCGTAGACGTTAGGGGGTGTTACTGCCAAGCCGTTTTCATGCTTGAAGCATTCGCGGATCGCGTATAGCGGGCTCGTACCGATGTCGCCGTACACGACACCGATTGCAACGAGTGCAAGACTGCGAAGACGGCTCCCGCTAGGATCAGTCTGTGAGTGCGTGCTGATGTGTTTGCCCCAGAGGGAGGTCGCACAGATGAGGAAATGATGGCCGCAAAGCCTGCGGAATTTCAATTAGCGTGCCGTCCGCCGCAAGGCCAGAAGTTGTTGCCGGAAATTCACGGCACATCGCTTGCTATTTACCACCCTGCCGCAAATGGCGGCCGATTCAATTCATGTTTGTCTGCAGCGGAGAATTACCATGGACAAAGACCTCAAGCAGCGCGGGATGGAAAACCAGGCCGAAGGAAAGATGGAAGAGATGAAAGGCGATGCGCGCGCAAAGGTGGGCGATGCGACTGACAACCAGAGTGAGCACATTAAGGGTCACGCCGAAGAGCTGAAGGGCAAGATCAAGAAGAACTTCGGCAAGGCCGAAGAAAACGTCGACGACGCAGTCTAGCACGCCAGCGGACAAATGAACTGAATGAAAAGCGGCTCTCGTTTTTACGAGGGCCGCTTTTCGCTGTACCCGCCGGCTCCGCGCCGGCAGATACGCCGTTGTTGCAGCAACGTCGTGCTACTCGTAGCGCAACGCGATGATCGGGTCGAGGGATGCCGCGCGGCGGGCCGGCCAGACGCCAAAGAGAATACCGACGCCCGCCGAGAACGCGAAGGCGAGCAGCACGGACGATGGATCGACCTGCGTATTGAATCCGCCGAGCTTGTTGAGGAGAGCCGCACCGCCGCCGCCAAGTACCACCCCGACTATTCCGCCGAGAAGGCAGAGCACGATCGCCTCGATGAGAAACTGAAACAGAATGGCACCTTTCGTCGCGCCAAGCGCTTTACGTATGCCGATCTCGCGGGTGCGCTCGGTGACGGACACCAGCATGATGTTCATGATTCCGATGCCGCCCACAAGGAGACTCACTGCCGCTATACCAGCAAGCAGGAACGTGAATGTCTTCGTCGTCTCTGCAAAGGTATTGAGAAATTCCGCCTGATTACGAATATCGAAATCGTCTTTCTTCTCCGGCGTGAGCCGGTGCTCGCGGCGCAGGATCGATTGAATTTCCGCCTGTGCTTCGGGAATCTGCTCCTCTGATGCAGCCAGCACCGCTATGGAATTGAGACGGTCGGTACCCATCACCCGGTATCGCGCCGTGGTGATCGGGATCAGAACGAAGTCGTCGGGATTCTGGCCCATACCGGTTTGACCTTTGGACGCCAGCACGCCGATCACCTCGAACTGCACACCGCCGATTCTCACGAGTTCTCCCAGTATAGCCTCAGGCGTTTGCAAACCGAGATTGTCGATCACCGCTGACCCGACGATCGCGAAACGCCGCATGCCGGCTTCCTCTGCTTCGTTGTACATCCGTCCGGCAGCCAGGGTGTATTTGCGGACATCCAGATAGTTTGCCCCAGCCCCCGTTATCTGCGTCAACGCGTTCAGGCTTCCAAACTGGAGCATCATTCGCTTCGTCATCTCCGGGCCGACAGCGGCGAAGAATTGTCCGCGGTCGCGCAGAGCTTCGGCATCCCTCATGGTGAGTTTTTCATTGTTCTCGGTTGCGACGCCGAAGCCGCGACGCGCGCCCGGCCGCACCTGCAGCAGCGTCGTTCCCAGGCCGGCAATGCGGTCACTGATGGACTTCTGCGCCCCCTTGCCAATCGCCACCATGGCAATTACGGCAGCTACCCCGATTACGATGCCGAGCATTGTCAGGAACGACCGCATTTTGTTCGCGCGTAAGGCCCCGAGTGCGACGAGCACGATCTCCTTCACCAGCGTCACGCCGCCCGCCTTTGGCCGCGAGCCATCGAACGGCGTTCTGGTCTGTGGCAACGCCGCATTTGGCCTTTCGGAAATCTCCGCCTCGCGGGCCTCGATCTGTCGCGTGGGAAGTGTCATCAGAAGCCACCACCGCGTTGACCACCGCTGCCGCGCGCGCCCGGCGTTCCACCCGCGCCACCACCACCGGGTGCACCCGGTCCGCCCTGCCCGCTGGGCTGACGCTGCATGCCTGGCATTCCGGTCCGTCCACGCATCTGATCCAGCTCGTTCGCCTGTTTTGCCTGCATCGCCGCGACATTCAGGATGGCAACCTGCTCACCCTCATTGAGCCCGCTGAGCACTTCCGAGTAGTCGAAGTTATTGACACCGAGGCGTACGACTTTCGGCGTGTACTTGCCGTCTTTCACAGTGAACACCATTGCGGTTCGTCCGCGCGGACGGCCGCGGCCCATCCCGGCCGCCGCACTGGGCGACCCGCCGTTCTCACCGGTGGCACCGCCCTGTTCCATTTGACTGCCCTGTGGTGACCGGCCTCCCGGTCCCCTTTGCGGCGAACCGCCACTTCTGCTTTGCTGTCCGCGCTCACCGCGCTCCCGGAAATTGCAGGCTCGAACCACGCCGGCATCGAGCCCGGCGGCTGTGTAGATTTTCTGCATCTCCGCCTGCATCGCCTGCCGGTCGAGATCCCCCGATTGCATTCGCGTCCTCAATTCCGCGACGCGAGTCCGGATCTCCGGTTTTTTCGCGAGTGCGGCGGTCACATCCGCGCATTGCTTGTCGGTAACTTCAGGCGTCGCACCTCTTTCACCCTGCGCAGATGGGCCCTGATCGCTGACTGGAATAGCGCTCGCCCCTGGCTGAGCTCCACCCGCATCTGCCCTTCCGCCAGCTTTGGCGCCGCCGCGACCTTCCGCTCCGCCGCGGTTGCCGCGCGCGGCCCGGAGTTGGGCGCGCACTGAGTCGGCGTTGAGGCCGAGCAGTGTCGCAACCGACACGATCTCGTTCGGACTTCGCACTGCATCGTTCGAAACAGCGATGACGTTCTCCCGCCGCTCGACCTGGATGGAAACCTCGCCATTCATGCCCGGCATGAGCAGACCGGCCCGATTGTCGATGCTCACGAGGACTGGGAACATCGTCACCGACTGCTGAACTGTCGCCTGCGGCTCGATCTTCTCCACTGTCCCAACGAAGGGCCGATCCGGGAACGCATCGACCATCACCGTTGCCGACAGTCCCGCTCGGACCTTGCCAATGTCGGTCTCGTTCACGAGCGCGCGCACCCTTACCTTCGTGAGATCGGCCATCTTCAGGATCGTCGTGCCACCTCCGAAGGATCCGGTTCCTGACGCGATTACCTGTCCGAGTGAAACTGTCTTCTCGATGACCGTCCCGCCCACCGGTGCACGGACCGTTGCTTCCTCGAGCGACTGCGCCCTCAAGTCAAGCGAGGCGCGATTTCGGAGAACCGATGCCTGGGAATTCGCGTAATCCACCTGCGCTGCCTCGTTCTCGCCCGAGGTGATGATGCGCTCGCGGAACAACTCGCTTGCGCGATCGCGCGCGCGACGTGACACCTGGAGCTTGATGTTCCCCGCATCCACATCTGCTTTTGCCTGCGCGTACGCGTTGCGCGTATCGCGGGTATCGAGCTGCACCAGAAGATCGCCCTGCTTGAGCAGCGTCCCCGTTTCGACAGGCATTGCCACGATCTGCCCCGAAGATTTGGCCTTGACCTCGATCACGTTGATCGGCTCTACGACTCCCGTCGCCTGCGCATCGACAACGATGGTCTGTCGCGTTACCGGCTCGATGGGAATTGTCAAACCTTCGTCCTTCTTTTTCGAACACGCCAGTACAGCGAATGCTGCAAGCGTGATGATGATATTCCGTTTCAATTTTATTCCTGGATGTCACGGCCGATAAGCGCTTCCAGCTGCGCCTTCGCCACGCGGTAGTCATAGCGCGCCCTGATCAGTGACGTTCGCGCCTGGTCCAACTGTGTTTGTGATGTAAGCAGATCGAGCAGCGTCGTCGCGCCGAGTTCGTACCTCCGCTGCTGCACGCGAAGATCCTCGAGCGCGGCGGCTACGGACGACAGCTGGATCTCCACCTGCTGTCGGGCGGTGCTCATCTGATTGAGCGACTGTACCAGTGTCTGGCGCGCGAGGAACTTCGAATCACGCAACGAAACCACGGCATTGTCCTCGGCGACAGCCGCCCGCGCGACATTCACTTCACGATTCAGGTTGTTGAACAGGGGAAACTGCAGACTGAAGTTGACGTTCTGGTTATACGCATACCGTTTATCGCCCACGCCAAAACGTGGATCGAGTCCGCTGCCGCCCCGCTGAAAGCTCATGTTCACAGTTGGCAGAAACGAAGATTTCGCCGATCTCACCGCGGCACGCGCGGCAGTGAGCTGCGCATCGGCCTGCAGTACCGCTGGTGCCTCGAGGGCATAGCGCTCCAGCTCGGCGATCGCCGGAATGGTTACTGCCTGATCGATCGTGTCCGAGGCAACCGCGGTCACAGGCCGCGGCGACGCCACAAGCCTCGTCAGGGTCGCGTTCGAAAGGCTCAGATTATTCTGGGCATTCAACAGCGAAAGCCGCGCGTTGCCCAGCAGAATTACCGAGCGCAGGGAATCGGAGAGCGTGGCGGCACCGGCGCGAAGCCTGATCGAAGCGGAGCGGAGCTGCTGTGTAGTCTGTTCGATCTGGGCGAGGGCTGCGCTCTCGGATTCCCGCGCGGCGAGAATATTGTAATACTGTTGCTTGACCTGGAGCGCGACCTGATAGCGCTGTACCGTCTCGCCGGCCTCAGCCGCGTCCACGTCCGCCCTGGATCCGTTCAAGTCGAAATACCTGCGACCGCCATCGAAAAGTTGCAGGTTGCCGTTGAGACCGGTTGAGTAGTTTGTCGGCTGACCGGTAAATGGCACCAGGTTGCCCTGTGTATCGAACCTGTCGCCACGCTGGTTCGAGGTTCCGGCAGACAGCGACAAGCTGGGCAGGAAGGCAGCGAAAGACTGCTTGACGGCGGCGTTTGAAGTACGAATCGCGCCACGCGCCTGCACGGTTGACGGCGAATTTTGTTGCGCCATTCGTACTGCTTCGGCAAGCGAGATTTGCACAGCAAACGTATCGGCAACTTGCTGCGCCGCAACTCGCAAAGAAGCGAGAGGGATCGATGCTACGAGTAACACTGCGATGCTTCTGATCATGGTTTGTGGTTAGCCCGGTCTTTGCCTGAATTCCAGCGTGCACGTTTCGCCGCGGCGTCTTTCCGGCTCCGCGCCCGCATTGCTTCCAGCTTTACCTGCTGTCCAGGCTCGAGCACGCGCATCATCTGGGCGTGCGTGCTGTCGCTGAGCGTCTTACCGATTCGTTCCATGGAGTCCATCTGGGCCTGGAACGGCTTGAATTGCTCATGCATCTGGCGGCGGCGGTTGGTCATGATCGAATCGAACTGAACACGCTGATCCGGTGTAAGGTCGAGCTCTTTGGCCATTCGACTCATGGAATGGCGGCCACCACCGCGGTGACCCGGCTGATCGCGCGAGATCACGCGATCGGCGGTGAAGCCCATCGCGCCTCCTGCAATGAAAGCGCCCAGCAGAAACATGAGCGCGTAACTTTTCGAGCGTTGCATGTGTGTCGTTGCCTTAATGGGAAAGAACGAAGCCGAGAGTAGCGTCGCTCCGCGAGCCTGCCGGGGCGCTCAGAAGATCGACCGGCGCCGACAGACTCTCCGGTGTCGCGGGCTGCACCACTGATTCGTAGACGAACTGAGAGTCGTTGTCGCTCACGCGCTGATTGATGACGCCGGCAACGGCGAAGATCGCAGCCGCAGCGATCAGGCCCGTTTGCGCCCACGCGCCGAGCACGGACCACCACGGGCTATCGGCCCCTGCCAGCCCTGCTGCGCTGGCGCGAGTCATGATCCGCTCCTGGAGCCCGTTCCAGTAGGCAGCCCCCTCCGCGTCTGCCACCGGAGGAGCGTAAGCATCTCGCATCAGCTGAAGCAGCGGATTGGGCAGGCGGCCGTATTTATCCCGCTCGTCATCACCCTGATTTCCGTTCCACCCGGACGGACCGGGAAATTTCAGCTCATCAGTCATATCACTGGCCTCTCAGATCGTTCAATAAAACCCGCAACTTCTGTCGCGCGTGGTGAAGATCGGACCTCGCGGTTCCGCCCGGAATGCCGAGCATCTCGCCGATCTCCACATGGGTAAATCCTTCCACGTCATGCATCACGATCACTGACCTTGCTCTATCGGGAAGCTGGGCCAGCGCTTCTGCGAGGCGGGTTCGTAACTCCGCGTCT contains these protein-coding regions:
- a CDS encoding potassium transporter Kup; amino-acid sequence: MKFRRLCGHHFLICATSLWGKHISTHSQTDPSGSRLRSLALVAIGVVYGDIGTSPLYAIRECFKHENGLAVTPPNVYGILSLIVWALIIVVSIKYIVFILQADNRGEGGELALLALILQQQRRDGDGRRRLIITALGLIGAALLYGDGLITPAMSVLGATEGLKVITPRFGVFVVPATLVILFGLFLVQKKGTAKVGRIFGPVMVIWFLVIASLGVKEIVASPGIFLAVNPLHGIRFFLNHGFIAFVVLGAVVLVVTGAEALYADMGHFGRKPIRLAWFGLVLPALLLNYFGQGALLLRDPTAAENPFFMLAPRVLLYPLIALATLAAIIASQALISGAFSITKQCVQLGYSPRVTIVQTSETEHGQIYIPEVNKALMIGCLLVVIGFRSTSALGAAYGIAVTGSMAITTILFATLARTQWHWSWWRLGPLVALLLIVDLSFFGSNALKIKAGGWVPIAIAAVIFTLMMTWNRGRKIVQEILTQGSLPIDLFLADVAKRKPYRVPGTAVFMTSNPDGAPLVLLHHLKHNKVLHEHVILLSVLSANVPTVAPDEQITAAALGEGFSRVTARFGFMEKANVMDVLERSRELGVVSDARDTSFYLGRERLLAVRNSKLARWRKKLYIFMSRNSRTATEYFAIPPNRVVELGAQIEF
- a CDS encoding CsbD family protein, which encodes MDKDLKQRGMENQAEGKMEEMKGDARAKVGDATDNQSEHIKGHAEELKGKIKKNFGKAEENVDDAV
- a CDS encoding ABC transporter permease, with the translated sequence MTLPTRQIEAREAEISERPNAALPQTRTPFDGSRPKAGGVTLVKEIVLVALGALRANKMRSFLTMLGIVIGVAAVIAMVAIGKGAQKSISDRIAGLGTTLLQVRPGARRGFGVATENNEKLTMRDAEALRDRGQFFAAVGPEMTKRMMLQFGSLNALTQITGAGANYLDVRKYTLAAGRMYNEAEEAGMRRFAIVGSAVIDNLGLQTPEAILGELVRIGGVQFEVIGVLASKGQTGMGQNPDDFVLIPITTARYRVMGTDRLNSIAVLAASEEQIPEAQAEIQSILRREHRLTPEKKDDFDIRNQAEFLNTFAETTKTFTFLLAGIAAVSLLVGGIGIMNIMLVSVTERTREIGIRKALGATKGAILFQFLIEAIVLCLLGGIVGVVLGGGGAALLNKLGGFNTQVDPSSVLLAFAFSAGVGILFGVWPARRAASLDPIIALRYE
- a CDS encoding efflux RND transporter periplasmic adaptor subunit: MKRNIIITLAAFAVLACSKKKDEGLTIPIEPVTRQTIVVDAQATGVVEPINVIEVKAKSSGQIVAMPVETGTLLKQGDLLVQLDTRDTRNAYAQAKADVDAGNIKLQVSRRARDRASELFRERIITSGENEAAQVDYANSQASVLRNRASLDLRAQSLEEATVRAPVGGTVIEKTVSLGQVIASGTGSFGGGTTILKMADLTKVRVRALVNETDIGKVRAGLSATVMVDAFPDRPFVGTVEKIEPQATVQQSVTMFPVLVSIDNRAGLLMPGMNGEVSIQVERRENVIAVSNDAVRSPNEIVSVATLLGLNADSVRAQLRAARGNRGGAEGRGGAKAGGRADAGGAQPGASAIPVSDQGPSAQGERGATPEVTDKQCADVTAALAKKPEIRTRVAELRTRMQSGDLDRQAMQAEMQKIYTAAGLDAGVVRACNFRERGERGQQSRSGGSPQRGPGGRSPQGSQMEQGGATGENGGSPSAAAGMGRGRPRGRTAMVFTVKDGKYTPKVVRLGVNNFDYSEVLSGLNEGEQVAILNVAAMQAKQANELDQMRGRTGMPGMQRQPSGQGGPGAPGGGGAGGTPGARGSGGQRGGGF
- a CDS encoding TolC family protein translates to MIRSIAVLLVASIPLASLRVAAQQVADTFAVQISLAEAVRMAQQNSPSTVQARGAIRTSNAAVKQSFAAFLPSLSLSAGTSNQRGDRFDTQGNLVPFTGQPTNYSTGLNGNLQLFDGGRRYFDLNGSRADVDAAEAGETVQRYQVALQVKQQYYNILAARESESAALAQIEQTTQQLRSASIRLRAGAATLSDSLRSVILLGNARLSLLNAQNNLSLSNATLTRLVASPRPVTAVASDTIDQAVTIPAIAELERYALEAPAVLQADAQLTAARAAVRSAKSSFLPTVNMSFQRGGSGLDPRFGVGDKRYAYNQNVNFSLQFPLFNNLNREVNVARAAVAEDNAVVSLRDSKFLARQTLVQSLNQMSTARQQVEIQLSSVAAALEDLRVQQRRYELGATTLLDLLTSQTQLDQARTSLIRARYDYRVAKAQLEALIGRDIQE
- a CDS encoding Spy/CpxP family protein refolding chaperone; amino-acid sequence: MQRSKSYALMFLLGAFIAGGAMGFTADRVISRDQPGHRGGGRHSMSRMAKELDLTPDQRVQFDSIMTNRRRQMHEQFKPFQAQMDSMERIGKTLSDSTHAQMMRVLEPGQQVKLEAMRARSRKDAAAKRARWNSGKDRANHKP